The following coding sequences lie in one Flavobacteriales bacterium genomic window:
- a CDS encoding Na(+)-translocating NADH-quinone reductase subunit A — MSKEIKIRKGANIKLKGAAEKLYTNPANVSEIVLKPGDFPTLIPKLIAKVGDKVKAGTPLFFDKENDKIKFTSPISGEVTEINRAEKRRIVEIKVKADGQNSFESFKQADPSSLSKEEVLENLLKSGVWPLIRQRPYDVIANPNDKPKAIHITALDTAPLAPDYGFIVHGQAEIFQLGLNALAKLTEGKVHLNVNGNDNPDEVFTNAKNVQINRVSGPHPAGNVGIQAHHIDPVNKGEVIWTLRALDVLTIGRLFKEGKYDASRTVAFVGSKVKSPKYVRTVLGANISDIINGNVEEGGRYISGNPLTGTQISENGHLGYYDYQLSVIPEGGNNQFFGWIAPGFDKFSLSRTFFSWLTPNKEYDLNTNMNGEERAFVMTGEYEKVFPMDIYPVYLLKAMITEDIDNMEKLGVYEVAPEDFALCEYGCTSKIETQKVVREALNLVKKECS; from the coding sequence ATGTCAAAAGAAATAAAAATTCGTAAAGGTGCAAACATCAAACTAAAAGGTGCTGCCGAAAAGCTTTACACAAACCCTGCCAATGTTTCTGAAATTGTATTAAAACCAGGTGATTTTCCAACATTAATACCAAAACTTATTGCCAAAGTTGGCGATAAAGTTAAAGCTGGAACACCATTGTTTTTTGATAAAGAAAACGATAAAATCAAGTTTACTTCGCCAATTAGTGGTGAAGTTACCGAAATTAACAGAGCAGAAAAAAGAAGAATTGTTGAAATTAAGGTGAAAGCTGATGGTCAGAATTCGTTCGAATCGTTTAAACAAGCTGACCCAAGTTCATTATCAAAAGAAGAAGTTTTAGAAAATCTATTGAAAAGTGGTGTTTGGCCTTTAATTCGTCAACGACCTTACGATGTTATAGCTAACCCTAACGACAAACCAAAAGCGATTCATATCACGGCTCTAGATACTGCGCCGTTGGCTCCAGATTATGGTTTTATTGTTCACGGACAAGCTGAAATATTTCAATTAGGATTAAATGCTTTGGCTAAATTAACTGAAGGTAAAGTTCATTTAAATGTAAATGGAAACGATAACCCTGATGAAGTATTTACCAATGCAAAAAATGTTCAAATCAATAGAGTATCAGGTCCACATCCAGCAGGTAATGTTGGAATTCAGGCACACCATATCGACCCAGTAAACAAAGGAGAAGTAATTTGGACATTAAGAGCCTTAGATGTTTTAACTATAGGTAGATTATTTAAAGAGGGTAAATACGATGCGTCTAGAACTGTTGCATTTGTTGGCTCAAAAGTAAAATCTCCAAAATATGTTAGAACTGTTTTAGGGGCAAATATATCAGACATTATTAATGGTAATGTTGAAGAGGGCGGAAGATACATTAGTGGAAATCCTTTAACAGGAACTCAAATTAGTGAAAATGGTCATTTAGGTTATTACGATTATCAATTATCCGTAATTCCAGAAGGTGGAAACAATCAATTTTTTGGTTGGATAGCTCCAGGTTTTGATAAATTCAGTTTATCAAGAACATTCTTCTCGTGGTTAACACCAAATAAAGAATATGACTTAAACACCAATATGAATGGTGAGGAAAGAGCTTTTGTGATGACTGGTGAATATGAAAAGGTTTTTCCAATGGACATTTACCCAGTGTATTTGTTAAAAGCAATGATTACAGAAGATATTGACAACATGGAAAAATTAGGAGTTTACGAAGTAGCTCCAGAAGATTTTGCTTTGTGTGAGTACGGTTGTACATCAAAAATAGAAACACAAAAGGTAGTAAGAGAAGCTTTAAATTTGGTTAAAAAAGAATGTAGTTAA
- a CDS encoding carboxypeptidase-like regulatory domain-containing protein, with the protein MFCLTTQLAFAQFDKIEISSKILTEKDSTSVGFVHIINLTTNHGVISDYNGQFSFTVNSTDTLRFSIIGYETLFIQAKYIASNIYLKPKNYELDEYTVIPYKDYEEFKEAFINLFIPDTTQQINPHIFMFDNDLFLYRGNNGFGIIIEGGISKLYDYLSKQGRSKIRYEELLARDRFKAFLSTKFNNLVVTNATGLTDKLEVEKFMIYCDFSDGFISKSNDYEIIKEIQDCFKEYKSNP; encoded by the coding sequence TTGTTTTGTTTAACAACTCAACTTGCTTTTGCTCAATTCGATAAAATTGAAATCAGTTCCAAAATATTAACTGAGAAAGACTCAACTTCTGTTGGTTTTGTTCACATCATAAATCTAACAACGAATCATGGTGTTATAAGTGATTATAATGGTCAATTTAGCTTTACTGTAAACTCAACCGACACATTAAGGTTTTCAATCATAGGGTATGAAACATTATTTATACAGGCTAAGTATATTGCTAGCAATATTTATCTCAAACCAAAAAATTATGAACTAGATGAATATACAGTGATACCTTATAAAGATTACGAGGAGTTTAAAGAAGCCTTTATTAATTTATTTATACCAGATACAACACAACAAATAAACCCTCATATTTTTATGTTCGATAACGATTTGTTTTTATATCGAGGAAATAATGGTTTTGGAATTATAATAGAAGGTGGTATTTCGAAATTATATGACTATTTAAGCAAACAAGGAAGAAGCAAAATACGTTATGAAGAATTGTTAGCTAGAGATCGATTTAAAGCGTTCTTATCTACTAAATTTAACAATTTGGTTGTTACCAATGCAACTGGCTTAACTGATAAATTGGAAGTAGAAAAGTTTATGATTTATTGTGATTTTTCCGATGGATTTATTTCAAAATCGAATGATTATGAAATAATTAAAGAAATACAAGATTGCTTTAAAGAGTATAAATCTAATCCATAA
- a CDS encoding ComEC family competence protein, producing the protein MNRLNQLPLLRLLIPFIVGIICAVYFSFRQDVALYLFALFFVSYLVLTTIKKINSNYKLRWLFGVHIYSLFFLLGIVITQLKTTNQPTLTNLNNQLVIGEIAEPPAKKDKIVKCVLEVKGAKTNENWTSIEGKTILFIEKDSLAESLQVGDLISFQPDFKDVPEPKNPLEFDYKKYLSFHLIKQQAFLKTNNWTLINQHETFDMFVYADKLRQQLIANLQKFGLTNNELGVASALILGYKNNIEAQLKSAYSSAGAMHVLAVSGLHVGIVFMIFNVLLNFLDKIKYGSLIKGLLLVLILWFYALITGLSPSVLRSASMFSFVIVGKAFNRNSNFFNTLSLSALCLLVYDPFLIFDVGFQLSYTAVAGIVLIQPWFDSFYEPKNWLAKYIWGLITVSIAAQIATFPLGLYYFHQFPNYFLLSNLIVIPLALFILVLGLTTLAFSFIPQVAIYLGLGLKWVVFSLNWSVTTIDKLPFSVTNQIKFTITDTILIYLIITSIILLIAYRKFYYFLMFSFLTIGLLSLTAYDKYHLLNQRKFIVYNIPKHTAINFIDGDDNILVTDEKLHKTKNKLMFHVQNNWIDKGVETEKIVNIEQLKKTHLLSNIYKIDNKNLFTKNNYFQFYNKQVAIVDNNIIPFRPTNKIQVDYLIWTKNCRLTLNQINTMVNFKFLIIDSSNSNYTNTKLVNEAEQLNVVYWSILKQGAFSIDV; encoded by the coding sequence ATGAATCGGTTGAATCAACTTCCATTATTGCGATTATTAATTCCTTTTATTGTTGGAATAATTTGTGCCGTTTACTTTTCCTTTCGACAAGATGTTGCATTGTATTTGTTCGCACTTTTCTTTGTCAGCTATTTGGTTTTGACTACGATAAAAAAGATTAATTCGAACTATAAATTACGTTGGCTTTTCGGGGTTCATATTTATAGCTTATTTTTCTTATTAGGCATTGTTATAACTCAATTAAAAACTACCAATCAACCAACATTAACAAACCTAAATAATCAACTTGTAATTGGCGAAATTGCAGAACCACCTGCAAAAAAGGATAAAATAGTTAAATGTGTGCTAGAAGTTAAAGGGGCAAAAACCAATGAAAATTGGACTAGCATTGAGGGCAAAACCATTTTGTTTATTGAAAAAGATAGCTTAGCCGAAAGTTTACAAGTGGGCGATTTAATCTCTTTTCAACCCGATTTTAAAGATGTACCTGAACCAAAAAACCCACTAGAGTTCGATTACAAAAAATATTTATCGTTTCACTTAATTAAACAACAAGCCTTTTTAAAAACTAACAATTGGACACTAATCAACCAACACGAAACCTTCGATATGTTTGTTTATGCTGATAAATTAAGGCAGCAATTAATTGCAAATTTGCAAAAATTTGGATTAACCAACAATGAACTTGGAGTTGCTTCAGCATTAATTTTAGGTTATAAAAACAACATTGAAGCACAATTAAAAAGTGCTTATTCTAGTGCTGGAGCTATGCATGTTTTAGCAGTTTCAGGCTTACATGTTGGCATCGTATTTATGATTTTTAACGTGTTGCTTAACTTCTTAGATAAAATCAAATACGGTTCATTAATAAAAGGGCTTTTGTTAGTTCTCATATTATGGTTTTATGCGTTAATTACAGGTTTATCCCCATCAGTTTTAAGGTCAGCCTCTATGTTTAGTTTTGTTATTGTTGGCAAAGCGTTTAATCGTAACTCGAATTTTTTTAATACACTTTCACTTTCTGCTTTGTGTTTATTGGTTTACGACCCATTTTTAATTTTTGATGTGGGTTTTCAATTATCATACACAGCAGTTGCTGGAATTGTTTTAATACAACCTTGGTTTGATTCTTTTTACGAACCTAAAAATTGGCTTGCCAAATATATTTGGGGTTTAATTACAGTTTCAATAGCTGCTCAAATTGCCACTTTTCCATTGGGTTTGTATTATTTTCATCAATTCCCAAATTACTTTTTGCTTTCCAATTTAATTGTGATTCCTTTAGCCTTGTTTATTTTAGTTCTAGGCTTAACTACTTTAGCTTTCAGCTTTATTCCTCAAGTTGCTATTTATTTAGGATTGGGTTTAAAATGGGTGGTATTTTCACTCAATTGGTCGGTAACAACTATCGATAAACTACCTTTTTCGGTTACCAACCAAATTAAATTTACCATTACAGATACCATTTTAATTTACCTCATTATTACATCCATTATATTGCTAATTGCTTATCGTAAATTTTATTATTTTTTGATGTTTAGCTTCTTAACAATCGGACTACTTTCATTAACAGCTTACGACAAATACCATTTATTAAATCAACGAAAATTTATTGTTTATAATATCCCGAAACATACTGCCATTAATTTTATTGATGGTGATGACAATATTTTGGTGACGGATGAAAAACTTCACAAAACCAAAAACAAATTAATGTTTCATGTGCAAAACAATTGGATAGACAAAGGTGTGGAAACGGAGAAAATTGTAAATATTGAGCAATTAAAGAAAACACATTTGCTATCCAACATCTATAAAATTGACAATAAAAACCTTTTTACAAAAAACAATTACTTTCAATTTTACAACAAGCAAGTGGCTATAGTTGACAACAACATTATACCCTTTAGACCGACTAATAAAATACAAGTAGATTATTTGATTTGGACAAAAAACTGTAGATTAACTTTAAACCAAATTAATACAATGGTCAATTTTAAGTTTTTAATTATTGATTCTTCTAATTCAAATTACACCAATACTAAATTGGTAAATGAAGCCGAACAATTAAACGTGGTTTATTGGTCAATTCTAAAACAAGGTGCTTTTAGCATTGATGTTTAA
- a CDS encoding SpoIID/LytB domain-containing protein, with amino-acid sequence MKLSRILLFFIIAFSSVLAKAEVLNIGVLANKKVTSFIFSPQVGSYNIYTENGKLLEISIEDIVQLSYSNNNITLKTLDKDLGSFKKVKFIGTSWRNSFKIKTNKPEGKITFYEDNLLVSINNYYNQLTLINNVDIDNYVGGVVESEVGRSPPAEYFKLQAIICRTYALKNIDRHQPEGFSLCDQVHCQAYNGQPKSIIIKEAAIATKNIVIVDSDINLITATFYSNCGGQTANSEDVWRQSVYYLRSVTDTFCRKENNAIWTKKIPKTDWINYLTDKHNHPKEELYQECGLDYFQCRREQHFENQNIKIPFVDLRKDWNLKSALFDVVATDNEIILQGKGYGHGVGLCQEGAMRMAKLGYSYAEILHFYYKDVHMIDLQALDFFKEDF; translated from the coding sequence GTGAAATTATCTAGGATACTACTTTTTTTCATTATTGCATTTTCTTCTGTTTTAGCCAAAGCAGAAGTGTTAAACATTGGTGTTTTAGCCAATAAAAAAGTTACCTCTTTTATTTTTTCACCTCAAGTTGGTAGCTACAACATTTACACCGAAAACGGCAAACTTTTAGAAATATCAATTGAAGATATTGTACAACTCTCCTACTCTAATAACAATATAACTTTAAAAACCTTAGACAAGGATTTAGGTAGCTTTAAAAAGGTTAAGTTTATTGGTACGTCTTGGAGAAATTCGTTTAAAATTAAAACAAACAAACCTGAGGGTAAAATCACTTTTTATGAAGATAATTTATTGGTGAGTATCAATAATTATTACAACCAACTTACCTTAATTAATAATGTTGATATTGACAATTATGTTGGTGGCGTGGTTGAGTCGGAAGTAGGAAGAAGTCCGCCTGCAGAATACTTTAAACTACAAGCCATTATTTGCAGAACCTATGCATTAAAAAACATTGACAGACACCAGCCCGAAGGGTTTAGTTTGTGCGACCAAGTGCATTGCCAAGCTTATAATGGACAACCAAAATCGATAATTATAAAGGAAGCTGCCATTGCAACTAAAAACATAGTAATTGTAGATAGCGACATTAATTTAATTACCGCTACATTCTACTCCAATTGTGGCGGACAAACTGCTAACTCGGAAGATGTTTGGCGACAAAGCGTGTATTATTTACGTTCGGTAACCGATACCTTTTGTAGAAAAGAGAACAATGCCATTTGGACAAAAAAGATACCTAAAACCGATTGGATAAACTACCTTACCGATAAACACAACCACCCAAAAGAAGAGCTTTACCAAGAATGTGGTTTAGATTATTTTCAATGCCGACGCGAACAGCATTTTGAAAACCAAAACATTAAAATACCGTTTGTTGATTTACGAAAAGACTGGAATTTAAAATCGGCTTTGTTTGATGTGGTAGCCACCGACAACGAAATTATTTTACAAGGTAAAGGCTACGGGCATGGCGTTGGATTATGCCAAGAAGGTGCTATGCGTATGGCAAAGCTAGGCTACTCGTATGCCGAAATTTTACATTTTTACTACAAAGATGTACACATGATTGATTTACAAGCTTTGGATTTTTTTAAGGAAGATTTTTAG
- a CDS encoding DNA/RNA non-specific endonuclease, translated as MRVFLILLYFIPFLLFAQTTQEKIDKLEKELELVGEKNAQLVEQLNELKLEKIREDLAKIGVPETSPDEEIICHSAMCLVYAEKHEQAKWVAHIILPDIVNGTESRSNNFRPDPLIKTGSTNDEDFFLKTKQANGKYKYDGYGYDRGHLAPSADFKWSKKALSESFYYSNMSPQEPQFNRGKWADLEGMFREYIVSNPDVQLYMVTGPVLYDTLPKVERSPNKVSLPEFYYKVAVDLTNNRAIGFVMPNKKLEYPISSYAVSINEIEKVTGINFYYQLNDSIEEFLEDQKIITDWLPEKQKNDVKPLSQATLPPGVFNTVVAKNHMKSGKAITVQGTVVNSRKTKGGHLFFNLDKSYPNQIFTVVIWAKDIPNFSYDPLTEFDGQEIKVKGKVTDFDGIPTMIIEKENVVEVHQEGKMIMIIE; from the coding sequence ATGCGAGTTTTTCTTATCCTTTTATACTTTATTCCGTTTTTACTTTTTGCACAAACTACGCAAGAAAAAATTGACAAACTCGAAAAAGAGTTGGAGTTGGTTGGCGAAAAAAATGCCCAATTAGTTGAACAACTCAATGAACTAAAACTCGAAAAAATTCGAGAAGATTTAGCCAAGATTGGTGTTCCAGAAACAAGTCCTGACGAAGAAATTATTTGCCACTCTGCCATGTGTTTGGTTTATGCCGAAAAACACGAACAAGCCAAATGGGTCGCTCACATTATTTTGCCTGACATTGTTAATGGAACTGAAAGTAGGTCGAATAATTTTAGACCAGACCCATTAATCAAAACGGGTAGTACTAATGATGAAGATTTCTTTTTAAAAACCAAACAAGCCAACGGAAAATACAAATACGACGGTTATGGTTACGATAGAGGTCATTTAGCACCTTCGGCAGATTTTAAATGGTCGAAAAAAGCTTTGTCTGAATCGTTTTATTATTCCAACATGTCGCCACAAGAACCACAGTTTAATAGGGGTAAATGGGCAGATTTAGAAGGGATGTTTAGAGAGTATATTGTCAGTAATCCAGATGTTCAGCTTTACATGGTTACTGGTCCTGTTTTGTATGATACGCTACCCAAAGTTGAACGTAGCCCGAATAAAGTTAGCTTGCCAGAGTTTTATTACAAAGTAGCAGTGGATTTAACCAACAATAGAGCTATTGGTTTTGTTATGCCCAACAAAAAATTAGAATACCCCATTTCTTCTTATGCAGTTTCTATCAATGAAATAGAAAAAGTAACGGGTATTAATTTTTATTATCAACTAAACGATTCAATAGAAGAGTTTTTAGAAGATCAAAAAATTATTACGGATTGGTTGCCCGAAAAACAAAAAAACGATGTAAAACCTTTATCACAGGCCACTTTGCCTCCTGGAGTTTTTAATACTGTTGTTGCTAAAAACCATATGAAATCAGGTAAAGCTATAACAGTACAAGGTACAGTAGTAAATTCTAGAAAAACCAAAGGAGGACACTTGTTTTTTAATTTAGATAAAAGCTACCCCAATCAAATTTTTACTGTAGTAATTTGGGCAAAAGACATCCCTAACTTTAGTTACGACCCTTTAACTGAATTTGATGGACAAGAAATAAAAGTAAAAGGAAAAGTGACCGATTTTGATGGTATACCTACCATGATAATTGAAAAAGAAAATGTGGTAGAAGTACATCAGGAAGGAAAAATGATAATGATTATTGAGTAA
- a CDS encoding DUF5103 domain-containing protein, producing the protein MKKINILVFIIGFSISSYGKNPLSTNKVQPNDTLDEYTQKNFVRNDDYTYNKNIKSVQFYNTSNIMSYPIITLGDPNKLKISFDDFGLELKYYHYTIIHCNANWEKSDLRQNQYLAYNYEDDIKNYKYSLNTDNQFIHYSIELPNEFISPIISGNYILKVYDGYDTEKVIITKRFMVAENKVEITHAVKEATNVMERFSRQEIDFKIDHKNVQIQNPYEQVKVVLMQNYRWDNAITGLKPRYVNGSLLDYNYEEENVFDGSNEFRNFDMKSLMFQSINVKRMQYEQKDKRVHIYLVDDESRAYKRYLSSPDLNGNFLIKRDESITDSDIEANYVKVHFSLKQYPQLKDGTVYIFGKLTDWKFKEEFKMSYDTLNNTYEQVVLLKQGYYNYMYCVVKDGAKNKGDLTTYEGSFFETENDYSILVYYRNPTLFYDELIGIKTFNSVKRN; encoded by the coding sequence TTGAAAAAAATCAACATTCTAGTTTTCATTATCGGATTCTCCATTTCTTCGTATGGAAAAAATCCTTTATCTACTAATAAAGTTCAACCAAATGATACGTTAGACGAGTATACTCAAAAGAATTTTGTAAGAAATGACGATTATACTTACAATAAAAACATTAAATCTGTTCAGTTTTACAACACTTCTAACATTATGAGTTATCCCATTATTACCTTGGGCGACCCTAACAAACTAAAGATTTCTTTTGATGATTTTGGTCTTGAATTAAAATACTATCACTACACCATTATTCATTGCAACGCCAATTGGGAAAAATCTGACCTTAGACAAAACCAATATTTAGCCTACAACTACGAAGATGACATTAAAAACTATAAATATTCGTTAAATACCGACAATCAATTTATTCATTATAGCATCGAACTCCCCAACGAGTTTATTAGTCCAATTATATCAGGCAATTATATTTTAAAGGTTTATGATGGCTATGATACCGAAAAAGTTATTATTACCAAACGTTTTATGGTTGCAGAAAATAAGGTTGAAATAACTCATGCTGTTAAAGAAGCGACCAATGTAATGGAGCGTTTTTCTAGACAAGAAATAGATTTTAAAATAGACCATAAAAATGTACAAATACAAAACCCTTACGAACAAGTAAAAGTGGTGTTGATGCAAAACTACCGTTGGGATAATGCCATAACAGGGTTAAAACCTCGATATGTGAATGGCTCGTTGCTCGATTACAATTATGAAGAAGAAAATGTTTTTGATGGCTCAAACGAATTTAGAAATTTTGACATGAAATCATTAATGTTTCAAAGCATTAATGTTAAGCGTATGCAGTATGAACAAAAAGACAAACGTGTTCACATTTATTTGGTTGATGACGAAAGCCGAGCATACAAACGCTATCTCTCCTCGCCAGATTTGAACGGTAATTTTTTAATAAAACGTGATGAAAGCATTACAGATTCTGACATTGAAGCTAACTATGTTAAAGTTCATTTTTCGTTAAAACAATACCCTCAATTAAAAGACGGAACTGTTTACATTTTTGGAAAATTAACTGACTGGAAATTTAAAGAAGAGTTTAAAATGAGTTATGATACTCTTAACAACACCTACGAGCAAGTGGTTTTATTGAAACAAGGGTATTACAACTACATGTATTGCGTGGTAAAAGATGGAGCTAAAAATAAAGGTGATTTAACTACTTATGAAGGGTCGTTTTTTGAAACCGAAAATGACTATTCCATTTTAGTTTATTACCGAAACCCAACACTCTTTTACGATGAATTGATTGGTATAAAAACATTTAATTCGGTTAAACGTAATTAA